From a region of the Lactuca sativa cultivar Salinas chromosome 4, Lsat_Salinas_v11, whole genome shotgun sequence genome:
- the LOC111890346 gene encoding uncharacterized protein LOC111890346: MKHGIRHEVIEQKVRFMNDPRLKWMVVVSKVKAHEQFRNYSLEKLLGILKSHESEVTKETKVVSGMGSLAMVAKRNKVNEDDFESNLSDCELRNEDYSSEKVKEDKVNNFQKEEDKKEKKVAGDSRYDCNYCHGKNHLAKDCMLRRTNEKEEGEDDEAYHLRKLEEIKQKKKDDNVMPVLVVHENNDENECGGVEVWSTDSKDEEVRKPTHGKSLVAKREPHEDEIDANCFQCESIVSSDETSEAYKIRLDKTESYIKSKDHMDTLRQLHDENDKLKIKTENVQKFDSLKDEVDCSQFLQEENEKAKVLISENSVEFARISQNEPKTLKVKATVFPMVQTVPNQVFATGGLDKNKTFELTSLVNEKYKDGCAEFFWSAPIGNADETKGLSERTSWKVKGRYVAELLDNLLDFKKGSPSGTKEVQSETKPQSAKNKPHVKKAKPQVNIHKSAEQLAEQKRLRNQRYQNNLSERKNFWQSQNSNYLRREKSSNQSTKALSQLIHDDKFDTEWYIDSGCSCHMTGRNEELREYRELKDGGVVKFDNNALGEIKGYDMITNGKFSIRKVAYVEGLQHNLISVSELVVVTRLKVSFDDEGS, translated from the exons ATGAAGCATGGGATTCGACACGAAGTCATCGAGCAGAAGGTAAGATTTATGAATGATCCAAGGTTAAAATGGATGGTAGTGGTATCGAAAGTGAAAGCCCACGAACAGTTCAGAAACTATTCCTTAGAAAAGTTGCTAGGGATCTTGAAGTCACACGAAAGTGAAGTTACTAAAGAAACTAAAGTTGTGTCAGGCATGGGTTCATTGGCTATGGTTGCAAAGAGAAACAAAGTTAATGAGGATGATTTTGAGTCTAACCTTTCTGACTGCGAACTCAGAAATGAAGA ctatagttcagaaaaggtgaaAGAGGATAAAGTCAACAACTTCCAGAAAGAAGAAGATAAAAAAGAGAAGAAGGTTGCAGGTGATTCGCGATATGATTGCAACTACTGTCACGGTAAGAATCATTTAGCAAAAGATTGCATGCTAAGAAGAACGAACGAGAAGGAGGAGGGAGAGGATGATGAGGCGTATCATCTTCGCAAGCTTGAGGAAATCAAGCAAAAAAAGAAAGATGATAATGTTATGCCTGTTCTGGTTGTGCATGAAAATAATGATGAAAACGAGTGTGGTGGAGTGGAAGTATGGTCCACTGATTCCAAAGATGAAGAAGTCAGAAAACCCACTCATGGAAAGAGCTTGGTGGCAAAAAGAGAGCCGCAT gaagatgaaattgatgctaattGTTTTCAATGTGAATCTATCGTTTCATCAGATGAAACTTCTGAAGCCTATAAAATTAGACTAGACAAAACTGAATCATACATTAAGTCCAAGGATCACATGGACACGTTGAGACAATTACATgatgaaaatgacaaattaaaaatcaaaactgAGAATGTACAAAAATTTGATTCGTTGA AAGATGAGGTTGATTGTTCGCAATTCCTTCAAGAGGAAAATGAAAAGGCGAAAGTtctcatttcagaaaattcagttgaATTCGCTCGTATTTCTCAAAAtgaaccaaaaacattaaaagtgAAAGCAACTGTTTTCCCTATGGTCCAAACTGTTCCCAATCAAGTGTTTGCCACAGGAGGACTAgacaaaaataaaacatttgaactTACGTCGCTCGTTAATGAAAAATACAAAGATGGTTGTGCTGAATTCTTTTGGTCTGCACCAATAGGCAATGCAGATGAAACGAAGGGtttgtctgaaagaacctcttggaaaGTTAAAGGAAGATATGTAGCAGAACTACTAGACAATCTTTTGGATTTTAAAAAGGGTAGCCCAAGTGGCACCAAGGAAGTTCAAAGCGAAACCAAACCTCAGTCGGCAAAGAACAAACCTCATGTGAAGAAAGCGAAACCTCAAGTGAATATTCACAAGTCAGctgaacaacttgctgagcaAAAACGTTTGAGGAATCAGAGATATCAGAATAATCTCAGTGAGAGGAAGAatttttggcaatctcaaaattcCAATTACCTTCGCAGAGAAAAATCTTCAAATCAGAGTACGAAAGCTCTTTCGCAA TTAATTCATGATGATAAGTTTGACactgaatggtatattgacagtggatGTTCATGTCACATGACGGGAAGAAATGAGGAGCTAAGAGAATATAGAGAACTGAAGGATGGAGGTGTTGTGAAGTTCGATAATAATGCACTTGGAGAAATCAAAGGTTACGACATGATTACTAATGGCAAATTCTCGATTCGTAAAGTGgcgtatgtggaaggactacaacacaacttgataagtgtttcagaGTTGGTTGTTGTTACAAGATTGAAGGTctcgtttgatgatgaaggatcataA